From Ancylobacter pratisalsi, one genomic window encodes:
- the purL gene encoding phosphoribosylformylglycinamidine synthase subunit PurL: MTATEPKITPELIAEHGLKPDEYQRILELIGREPSFTELGIFSAMWNEHCSYKSSRLHLRGLPTKAPWVIQGPGENAGVIDIGDGQAAVFKMESHNHPSYIEPYQGAGTGVGGILRDVFTMGARPIAALNALRFGDPKHPRTRHLVAGVVAGIGGYGNSFGVPTVGGLVGFHTRYDGNCLVNAMAVGLADTDKIFYAAATGVGLPVVYLGSKTGRDGIHGATMASAEFGEGAEEKRPTVQVGDPFAEKLLLEACLEIMDAGCVVAIQDMGAAGLTCSAVEMGAKGDLGIELDLDAIPCREAGMSAYEMMLSESQERMLMVIAPGKEEQAEAIFKKWGLDFAIVGRTTDDLRFIVKHKGEVKADLPIKELGDEAPLYDRPWVETPKQQRIDPASLEISDSVAGSLERLMGSPDFASKRWIWEQYDHLILNNTVQRPGGDSAVVRVGDGPKALAMACDVTPRYCEADPFEGGKQAVAEVWRNITAVGAKPLALTDNLNFGNPEKPEIMGQLVGCLRGIGEAARELDFPVVSGNVSLYNETHGRGILPTPTIGGVGLLADIDKMATLAFKANGETVLLVGETVGWLGQSAFLAEVLDSEEGAPPPVDLAHERRNGDFVRALIEEGLVTAVHDVSDGGLLVAVAEMAMASGIGVTLASPPADTNPFAYWFGEDQARYVLTVTGGAKSIVVKRAEAAGIALAKLGTTGGDKIAVPGERAIVLEALRERNEAWLPIYMGAGMM, encoded by the coding sequence ATGACAGCCACCGAACCGAAAATCACCCCCGAGCTCATCGCCGAACACGGCCTGAAGCCTGATGAGTATCAGCGCATTCTGGAGCTCATCGGCCGGGAGCCGAGTTTCACCGAGCTCGGCATCTTCTCGGCAATGTGGAACGAGCACTGCTCCTACAAATCATCACGCCTGCATCTGCGCGGCCTGCCCACCAAGGCGCCCTGGGTGATCCAGGGACCGGGCGAAAATGCCGGCGTGATCGACATCGGGGACGGACAGGCGGCCGTCTTCAAGATGGAGAGCCACAATCACCCGTCCTACATCGAGCCCTATCAGGGAGCTGGGACGGGCGTTGGCGGTATTCTGCGCGACGTGTTCACCATGGGCGCGCGCCCCATAGCGGCGCTGAATGCCCTGCGCTTCGGCGACCCGAAGCACCCGCGCACACGCCATCTGGTGGCCGGCGTGGTCGCGGGCATTGGCGGCTATGGCAACTCCTTCGGTGTTCCGACGGTGGGCGGACTGGTGGGCTTCCACACGCGCTATGACGGCAATTGCCTGGTGAATGCCATGGCGGTTGGCCTGGCCGATACGGACAAGATCTTTTACGCAGCGGCGACGGGCGTCGGCCTGCCCGTGGTCTATCTCGGCTCCAAGACAGGCCGCGACGGCATCCACGGCGCCACCATGGCCTCAGCCGAGTTCGGTGAGGGCGCGGAAGAAAAGCGCCCGACCGTCCAGGTCGGAGACCCCTTCGCCGAGAAGCTGCTTCTCGAGGCGTGTCTCGAGATCATGGATGCGGGCTGCGTCGTCGCGATCCAGGACATGGGCGCCGCCGGCCTTACCTGCTCGGCGGTGGAGATGGGCGCGAAGGGCGATCTCGGCATCGAGCTCGACCTCGACGCCATCCCCTGCCGCGAGGCGGGTATGAGCGCCTACGAAATGATGCTCTCCGAGAGCCAGGAGCGCATGCTCATGGTCATCGCACCTGGCAAGGAAGAGCAGGCCGAGGCGATCTTCAAGAAATGGGGCCTCGACTTCGCGATTGTCGGCCGCACCACGGACGACCTGCGCTTCATCGTGAAGCATAAGGGTGAGGTTAAGGCCGACCTGCCGATCAAGGAACTGGGCGACGAAGCCCCGCTTTATGATCGCCCCTGGGTCGAAACGCCCAAGCAGCAGCGCATTGATCCCGCCTCGCTCGAGATTTCCGACAGCGTTGCCGGCTCTCTGGAGCGGCTCATGGGCTCGCCCGACTTCGCGTCCAAGCGCTGGATCTGGGAGCAGTACGACCACCTGATCCTCAACAACACGGTGCAGCGGCCGGGTGGTGACTCTGCCGTCGTGCGCGTCGGGGACGGCCCGAAGGCCCTTGCCATGGCGTGCGACGTTACCCCGCGCTACTGCGAGGCGGACCCGTTCGAGGGTGGCAAGCAAGCGGTGGCCGAGGTCTGGCGCAACATTACCGCGGTCGGCGCCAAGCCTCTCGCGCTCACGGATAATCTGAACTTCGGCAATCCCGAGAAGCCGGAGATCATGGGTCAGCTTGTGGGCTGTCTGCGGGGTATCGGGGAAGCCGCGCGTGAGCTCGACTTCCCTGTCGTCTCCGGCAATGTCAGCCTCTACAACGAGACCCACGGCCGCGGTATCCTGCCCACGCCGACCATTGGCGGCGTCGGCCTGCTGGCCGACATCGACAAGATGGCCACGCTCGCTTTCAAGGCAAATGGCGAGACCGTCCTGCTTGTCGGCGAAACCGTGGGCTGGCTCGGTCAGTCCGCTTTTCTCGCCGAAGTGCTGGACAGCGAAGAAGGCGCGCCGCCGCCGGTCGACCTCGCCCATGAGAGGCGCAATGGCGATTTCGTGCGCGCGCTCATCGAGGAAGGTCTCGTTACGGCGGTGCATGACGTCTCGGATGGCGGCCTGCTGGTCGCAGTAGCCGAGATGGCTATGGCTTCGGGAATCGGCGTGACACTCGCGTCTCCGCCTGCCGATACGAATCCTTTCGCCTACTGGTTCGGCGAGGATCAGGCCCGCTATGTGCTCACCGTGACCGGTGGCGCCAAGTCGATCGTCGTCAAACGCGCCGAGGCGGCCGGCATCGCCCTTGCCAAGCTCGGCACTACCGGCGGCGACAAGATCGCCGTTCCCGGCGAGCGGGCGATCGTGCTGGAAGCGCTGCGCGAGCGTAATGAAGCCTGGCTGCCCATCTATATGGGCGCGGGCATGATGTGA
- the purQ gene encoding phosphoribosylformylglycinamidine synthase subunit PurQ, whose protein sequence is MKAAVILFPGSNREGDVARALKHVAGATPTVVWHADTELPAGTDLVVLPGGFSYGDYLRCGAIAARAAIMDSVRAHAERGGLVLGICNGFQILCESGLLPGVLVRNARLRFICREALLKVERTDTPFTSRYAKGAIVRYPVAHGEGNYTADAETLKRLEGEGRVVFRYVMPNGRRDDTQVLNGAANSIAGIVSSKLNVLGLMPHPENHVDPLLGSTDGCGLFESMVDALERV, encoded by the coding sequence ATGAAAGCCGCCGTTATCCTCTTCCCCGGCTCAAATCGCGAAGGCGACGTTGCCCGCGCGCTGAAGCATGTGGCCGGCGCCACCCCGACCGTGGTCTGGCACGCCGACACCGAACTTCCCGCCGGTACCGACCTGGTCGTTCTGCCGGGCGGTTTTTCCTATGGCGACTATCTCCGCTGCGGCGCCATCGCCGCGCGCGCTGCCATCATGGACTCGGTGCGCGCCCACGCCGAACGTGGCGGGCTGGTGCTCGGCATCTGCAACGGCTTTCAGATCCTGTGCGAGAGCGGGCTGCTGCCGGGGGTACTCGTGCGCAATGCCCGTCTTCGCTTTATCTGCCGCGAAGCCCTGCTGAAGGTCGAGCGCACAGATACCCCCTTCACCAGTCGCTACGCCAAGGGCGCCATCGTTCGCTATCCCGTCGCTCACGGCGAGGGCAACTACACGGCCGACGCTGAAACCCTGAAACGCCTTGAGGGCGAGGGCCGCGTGGTGTTTCGCTATGTCATGCCAAACGGCAGGCGGGACGACACGCAGGTGCTGAATGGCGCTGCCAATTCGATCGCCGGCATTGTTTCGAGCAAGCTGAATGTGCTCGGGCTGATGCCGCACCCTGAGAACCATGTCGACCCTCTCCTCGGTTCCACCGACGGATGCGGCCTGTTCGAGAGCATGGTGGATGCGCTGGAGCGGGTGTGA
- the purS gene encoding phosphoribosylformylglycinamidine synthase subunit PurS → MKARVLVTLKSAVLDPQGKAIEGALRSLGVPSIASVRQGKVFDIEIDGTDQAKAEATLKEACEKLLANTVIETYRIEFVG, encoded by the coding sequence ATGAAGGCACGCGTACTCGTCACCCTGAAATCCGCCGTGCTCGATCCGCAGGGCAAGGCCATTGAGGGCGCGCTGCGCTCACTTGGCGTCCCGAGCATCGCCAGCGTCCGCCAGGGCAAGGTCTTCGACATCGAGATCGACGGCACTGACCAGGCTAAGGCTGAGGCGACGCTGAAGGAGGCCTGCGAGAAGCTCCTCGCCAATACGGTGATTGAAACCTACCGCATCGAATTCGTCGGATGA
- the purC gene encoding phosphoribosylaminoimidazolesuccinocarboxamide synthase, producing the protein MDFLNRRYPPMSRRRRIYEGKAKVLYEGPEPGTLIQHFKDDATAFNNKKHDVIDGKGVLNNRISEYVFQKLNEIGVPTHFIRRLNMREQLIREVEIIPLEVVVRNVAAGSLSTRLGIEEGTQLPRSIIEFYYKNDQLNDPMVSEEHITAFGWATTQEIDDIIALAIRVNDFLSGLFLGVGIRLVDFKMECGRLWENDMMRIVVADEISPDSCRLWDIKSNDKLDKDRFRRDMGGLVEAYSEVARRLGIMSENERLQGNGPVLVKSEPEE; encoded by the coding sequence ATGGACTTCCTCAACCGACGGTACCCCCCCATGAGCCGCCGCCGCCGCATTTACGAAGGTAAGGCGAAGGTCCTGTATGAAGGTCCTGAGCCCGGCACCCTGATTCAGCACTTCAAAGATGACGCCACTGCTTTCAATAACAAGAAGCACGACGTCATCGATGGCAAGGGCGTCCTCAACAATCGCATCTCGGAATATGTATTCCAGAAGCTGAACGAGATTGGCGTCCCCACCCACTTCATCCGACGGTTGAACATGCGCGAGCAGCTCATCCGCGAGGTGGAGATCATTCCTCTCGAAGTGGTCGTGCGCAACGTTGCTGCCGGCTCGCTGTCGACACGCCTCGGCATCGAGGAGGGTACGCAACTCCCGCGCTCGATCATTGAGTTCTATTACAAGAACGACCAGCTCAATGACCCGATGGTGTCGGAAGAGCACATCACGGCGTTCGGCTGGGCCACGACCCAGGAAATCGATGACATCATCGCGCTTGCGATTCGCGTCAACGACTTCCTCTCCGGCCTCTTCCTTGGCGTCGGCATCCGTCTGGTCGACTTCAAGATGGAATGCGGCCGGCTGTGGGAAAACGACATGATGCGCATTGTCGTGGCCGATGAGATCAGCCCGGATTCGTGCCGGTTGTGGGACATCAAGTCGAACGACAAGCTCGACAAGGATCGTTTCCGGCGCGACATGGGCGGCCTTGTCGAGGCCTATTCCGAGGTCGCGCGCCGTCTCGGCATCATGTCCGAGAACGAGCGGCTCCAGGGCAATGGCCCGGTCCTGGTGAAATCCGAACCGGAAGAATGA
- a CDS encoding DUF1476 domain-containing protein, with the protein MSTFDKREDAFEAKFAHDETLRFKAQARRNKALGMWAAEKLGLTGAEAEAYALTLVEADLQEAGDEDVYQKVRNDFDAKGVEVSEHRIRRTMDELLSEAVQALKAEG; encoded by the coding sequence ATGAGCACGTTCGATAAGCGCGAAGATGCGTTCGAAGCTAAGTTCGCCCACGACGAGACGCTGCGCTTTAAGGCGCAGGCGCGTCGTAACAAGGCACTCGGTATGTGGGCCGCCGAGAAGCTCGGGCTGACCGGCGCTGAGGCTGAGGCCTATGCGCTGACACTGGTCGAAGCCGACCTTCAGGAGGCTGGCGACGAGGATGTCTACCAGAAGGTCAGGAACGATTTCGACGCCAAGGGCGTAGAGGTTTCCGAGCACCGTATCCGCCGCACCATGGACGAACTGCTGTCCGAGGCCGTTCAGGCGCTCAAGGCCGAAGGCTGA
- a CDS encoding SH3 domain-containing protein encodes MRFTTSFALASGIVLAGTLAASAWPATTRANSNVRSGPSGASSVLGTLPAGAPVEVVSCRANWCQTQYGYVSSSLLTQVAGVGSYMAAPTYSSQPGVVPSVVPYVAPGVTPQPGITGDAAHPGDDATMSGTRTTVGTANVRNGPGTQYEIIKTLPDATSVEVKGCADSWCQTNEGYISLYVLSRGAVRQVLTPQAQPRLPGTQPQGMVTGYNPALVTGRGYAPGVVGAVAATTATTATVNVRSGPGVGYDVLGTLPAGSPVSVVGCSGAWCQTQYGYVSARYVGQGYQGAASGMLARQPISAAPAATYVPPSYRQPVTAVPVGVPAYSPQPGVVPSVAPYGAPGIAPQPGIAGDAAHPGDDATMSGTRTTVGTANVRNGPGTQYEIIKTLPDATSVEVKGCADSWCQTNEGYISLYVLSRGAVRQVLTPQAQPRLPGTQPQGMVTGYDPALVTGRGYAPGVVGAVAATTATTATVNVRSGPGVGYDVLGTLPAGSPVSVVGCSGAWCQTQYGYVSARYVGQGYQGAASGMLARQPISAAPAAAQVPNYGSVTAGRAYALPSSSFQASLPAQGPAGGRLTQMPAGYAAVTVSNVNVRTGPGTGYDVIGTLPSGSNVDVRSCSGSWCETVYGYVSAPHLSTNGGGATRVTVRPSRVSSGGYSNVASSVPVYADTADYGYAAQNYPLQNYPGQYYPGGTYPVYSGSPILAALAAPVVGVVAAVDTLASGFDGWSGGAPTYGYGYGFNYRWRASWGPGYWGPGLNGRNRPSSWGARPSYWGGRPTYWNMHPGYANNARFGDRKGNTYWSARGGGRLPQRPSYYSSLGPNWQGPFREGPGYRGRPVVWRSPSLSY; translated from the coding sequence ATGCGGTTCACGACATCCTTCGCGCTGGCATCTGGGATCGTGTTGGCCGGCACATTGGCTGCGAGCGCGTGGCCGGCGACGACGCGCGCAAATTCGAATGTGCGTAGCGGCCCCAGCGGCGCGTCCAGTGTGCTGGGTACGCTCCCGGCTGGAGCGCCGGTTGAGGTTGTCTCCTGCAGGGCAAACTGGTGCCAGACCCAGTACGGCTATGTCAGCTCCAGCCTGCTGACGCAGGTCGCAGGGGTGGGGTCCTACATGGCTGCCCCCACCTATTCTTCCCAGCCTGGCGTTGTGCCGTCGGTCGTGCCCTATGTGGCGCCGGGGGTGACGCCCCAGCCTGGGATAACGGGCGATGCGGCGCATCCGGGTGATGACGCCACCATGTCCGGAACCCGGACCACGGTTGGCACCGCCAATGTACGCAACGGGCCCGGCACACAATACGAGATCATCAAGACCTTGCCGGACGCGACCTCGGTCGAGGTGAAGGGCTGTGCCGATTCATGGTGCCAGACCAATGAAGGCTATATCAGCCTGTATGTGCTCTCACGTGGCGCGGTGCGGCAGGTTTTGACGCCGCAGGCCCAACCGCGACTTCCCGGCACGCAGCCGCAGGGCATGGTGACGGGCTACAATCCGGCCCTTGTGACCGGGCGCGGCTATGCGCCCGGTGTCGTCGGAGCCGTTGCCGCGACCACGGCGACGACCGCGACGGTGAATGTGCGCTCGGGGCCCGGCGTTGGTTATGATGTTCTTGGCACGCTGCCGGCGGGTTCCCCGGTCAGCGTGGTCGGCTGTTCGGGCGCCTGGTGCCAGACCCAGTACGGCTATGTGAGCGCGCGCTATGTCGGCCAGGGCTATCAGGGCGCGGCCAGCGGCATGCTCGCGCGCCAGCCGATCTCCGCCGCGCCAGCGGCGACCTACGTGCCTCCCTCCTATCGCCAGCCTGTGACAGCGGTGCCGGTGGGTGTTCCTGCCTATTCTCCCCAGCCTGGCGTTGTGCCGTCGGTGGCGCCCTACGGGGCGCCGGGGATCGCACCCCAGCCTGGGATAGCGGGGGATGCGGCGCATCCGGGCGATGACGCCACCATGTCGGGAACCCGGACCACGGTTGGCACGGCCAATGTGCGCAACGGGCCCGGCACACAATACGAGATCATCAAGACCTTGCCGGACGCGACCTCGGTCGAGGTGAAGGGCTGTGCCGATTCATGGTGCCAGACCAATGAGGGCTATATCAGCCTGTATGTGCTCTCACGCGGCGCGGTGCGGCAGGTTCTGACGCCGCAGGCCCAACCGCGACTTCCCGGCACGCAGCCGCAGGGCATGGTGACGGGCTACGATCCGGCCCTTGTGACCGGGCGCGGCTATGCGCCCGGCGTCGTCGGTGCCGTTGCCGCGACCACGGCGACGACAGCGACGGTGAATGTGCGCTCGGGGCCTGGCGTTGGTTATGATGTTCTTGGCACGCTGCCGGCGGGTTCCCCGGTCAGCGTGGTCGGCTGCTCGGGCGCCTGGTGTCAGACCCAGTACGGCTATGTGAGCGCGCGCTATGTCGGCCAGGGCTATCAGGGCGCGGCCAGCGGCATGCTCGCGCGCCAGCCGATCTCCGCCGCGCCGGCGGCGGCGCAGGTTCCGAACTATGGTTCGGTAACTGCCGGGCGCGCCTATGCGCTTCCCTCCAGCTCTTTCCAAGCCAGTCTGCCTGCCCAGGGACCCGCCGGAGGTCGTTTGACGCAGATGCCCGCGGGCTACGCGGCTGTCACCGTTTCCAATGTGAATGTCAGGACGGGGCCGGGTACTGGCTATGATGTTATCGGCACCCTGCCGAGTGGCAGCAATGTCGACGTGCGCTCATGCAGTGGAAGCTGGTGCGAGACCGTCTACGGCTATGTCAGCGCTCCGCACCTTTCGACGAACGGCGGCGGCGCGACACGTGTGACTGTGCGTCCTTCGCGGGTTTCGTCGGGCGGCTATTCCAACGTGGCGTCTTCGGTTCCCGTCTATGCCGACACCGCAGATTACGGCTATGCGGCCCAGAACTACCCCCTCCAGAATTATCCAGGACAGTACTATCCGGGCGGAACCTACCCGGTCTATTCGGGCTCGCCGATCCTCGCCGCACTCGCCGCGCCGGTCGTCGGCGTGGTGGCTGCCGTCGACACCCTTGCAAGTGGCTTCGATGGCTGGTCCGGCGGTGCGCCAACCTATGGCTATGGCTACGGTTTCAACTATCGTTGGCGGGCGAGCTGGGGACCCGGTTATTGGGGCCCGGGGCTGAATGGAAGAAATCGTCCCTCATCCTGGGGCGCCCGGCCGAGCTATTGGGGCGGACGTCCCACCTACTGGAACATGCACCCTGGCTACGCCAACAACGCCCGGTTTGGCGACCGAAAGGGTAACACCTATTGGTCGGCGCGCGGCGGCGGGCGACTGCCGCAACGGCCGAGCTACTATTCAAGCCTTGGACCCAATTGGCAGGGGCCGTTTCGCGAAGGCCCGGGTTACCGCGGCAGACCGGTCGTGTGGCGCTCGCCCTCGCTTTCATACTGA
- a CDS encoding SH3 domain-containing protein — MFVRSRILPRSLALAFGLLVFGTVAALARPAIVTTDLNVRSGPGTRYKIVGALRAGQRVDVGQCTSGWCRVGRGYASSRYLSTGSSGAQIIVRPDYYDDDDFGYTYGPAFGLGWGGGYWGPWGNYGGPPRYYGRNYWGPNPSPGYNPRHGVRPPPGYKPQHGYRKPPGYRPNPGNRPRPPHAGGRPPGNGPRPGYRPPNRSAHVPTNVPHAAPRAMRPGGGGGGRPPVYRPGMSRH, encoded by the coding sequence ATGTTCGTGCGCAGCCGCATTTTACCCCGATCACTGGCGTTGGCCTTTGGCCTGCTCGTGTTCGGCACCGTCGCCGCGCTCGCGCGGCCAGCGATCGTTACAACCGATCTCAACGTGCGTAGCGGACCAGGCACGCGCTACAAGATCGTCGGTGCCCTGCGGGCTGGCCAGAGAGTGGATGTCGGACAATGCACCAGTGGCTGGTGCCGTGTTGGTCGTGGCTATGCGAGTTCCCGTTATCTCTCAACGGGCAGTTCCGGTGCCCAGATCATCGTACGGCCTGACTATTATGACGATGACGACTTCGGCTACACTTATGGGCCGGCGTTCGGACTGGGCTGGGGTGGCGGCTATTGGGGGCCATGGGGCAACTACGGCGGTCCGCCTCGCTATTACGGACGCAATTACTGGGGTCCCAATCCGTCACCGGGCTACAATCCCCGACACGGCGTGAGGCCGCCGCCGGGCTATAAGCCTCAGCACGGCTACAGGAAACCTCCGGGATATCGTCCCAATCCGGGGAACAGGCCCCGTCCGCCGCATGCGGGCGGCCGGCCGCCGGGTAATGGACCAAGGCCTGGCTACCGTCCGCCGAATCGGAGCGCACATGTGCCCACCAACGTGCCGCACGCTGCGCCGCGTGCGATGCGACCCGGTGGAGGCGGTGGCGGACGTCCGCCGGTGTACCGGCCGGGTATGTCCCGCCACTGA
- the purB gene encoding adenylosuccinate lyase, with protein MIPRYTRPEMAAIWEPQTRFRIWFEIEANATDALAEIGVVPKEAAAKIWEMAQDATFDVDRIDEIEAVTKHDVIAFLTHLAEIVGPEARFVHQGMTSSDVLDTCLNVQLVRAADILIKDVDRLLAALEARAFEHKLTPTIGRSHGIHAEPTTFGLKLAQAHAEFQRNRARLVAARTEVATCAISGAVGTFAQIDPRVEEYVAEKMGLAVEPVSTQVIPRDRHAMFFATLGVVASSMERVATEIRHLQRTEVLEAEEFFSAGQKGSSAMPHKRNPVLTENITGLARLVRGMVTPALENVALWHERDISHSSVERMIGPDATVTLDFALNRLAGVVEKLVVYPENMQKNLDLLGGLVHSQRVLLALTQKGASREDAYRLVQRNAMPVWRGEGDFQTLLTNDPEVRNFMTAEEIAEKFDLGYHLKHVDTIFKRVFGRA; from the coding sequence GTGATCCCGCGCTATACCCGTCCCGAGATGGCCGCCATCTGGGAGCCGCAGACCCGCTTCCGCATCTGGTTCGAGATTGAGGCCAATGCCACCGATGCCCTCGCCGAGATCGGCGTGGTGCCGAAGGAAGCTGCGGCCAAGATCTGGGAGATGGCGCAGGACGCCACCTTCGACGTTGATCGCATTGATGAGATCGAAGCCGTCACCAAGCACGATGTGATCGCTTTTCTCACGCATCTCGCCGAAATCGTTGGCCCCGAAGCGCGCTTCGTTCATCAGGGCATGACCTCGTCTGACGTGCTCGACACGTGCCTGAACGTCCAGCTCGTGCGTGCCGCCGACATCCTCATCAAGGATGTGGACCGGCTGCTCGCCGCACTCGAGGCGCGCGCATTCGAGCACAAGCTCACGCCAACAATCGGCCGCTCGCACGGCATCCATGCCGAGCCGACCACTTTCGGCCTCAAGCTGGCCCAAGCCCATGCGGAGTTCCAGCGTAACCGTGCCCGTCTCGTCGCGGCACGGACCGAAGTCGCCACCTGCGCGATTTCGGGCGCGGTCGGCACCTTTGCCCAGATCGACCCTCGTGTTGAGGAGTATGTGGCGGAGAAAATGGGCCTCGCCGTCGAGCCCGTCTCGACGCAGGTGATCCCGCGCGACCGCCACGCCATGTTCTTCGCCACCCTTGGCGTCGTCGCATCGTCCATGGAGCGTGTGGCGACCGAGATCCGCCATCTCCAGCGCACCGAAGTCCTGGAAGCCGAGGAGTTCTTCTCCGCGGGCCAGAAGGGCTCTTCAGCCATGCCGCATAAGCGCAACCCGGTTCTCACCGAGAACATCACCGGCCTCGCTCGCCTTGTGCGCGGCATGGTCACGCCGGCTCTCGAGAACGTCGCGCTCTGGCACGAGCGCGACATCTCGCACTCGTCGGTCGAACGCATGATCGGCCCGGATGCGACGGTCACGCTCGACTTCGCCCTGAACCGGCTCGCGGGCGTCGTCGAGAAGCTGGTGGTTTATCCAGAGAACATGCAGAAGAATCTGGACCTTCTGGGCGGGCTTGTGCACTCGCAGCGCGTGCTGCTGGCACTCACCCAGAAGGGCGCCTCGCGCGAGGACGCGTACCGCCTCGTACAGCGCAACGCGATGCCGGTCTGGCGGGGAGAAGGCGATTTCCAGACGCTGCTCACCAACGACCCCGAGGTGCGCAACTTCATGACCGCCGAGGAGATCGCCGAGAAATTCGACCTCGGCTATCACCTCAAGCATGTCGACACGATCTTCAAGCGCGTCTTTGGACGCGCCTGA